DNA from Miscanthus floridulus cultivar M001 unplaced genomic scaffold, ASM1932011v1 fs_786_1_2, whole genome shotgun sequence:
ttgtcactattgtatgggcattgagcaacaagatgatctttgcttccacacttgaagcaccttcttgactcttctttgttcttgaatgaagatttctttcttcttgcacgatagccctttttcaccatgaacttgccaaatctcttaacaaatagagccatcttcttatcatcatcatcatcccatgaatcatcttcttcactagatgtttcttgcttggctttgcccttggatgatgtggccttgaatgccacactcttcttcttgtcatccttcttctcatctttcttctccttcttttcttccttctcatcatcatctctataagtatcatcagtcattatatctcccaacacttggtttggtgtcatggtgtccaaaccactccttactagaatagtgaccaatgtaccaaatcttgaaggtaagcatctcaagaacttatgggagaagtccttgtccttcacctcttctccaagtgctttgagatcattgataagcacttgaagcctatgaaacatctccggcacactctcatcctcctttatcttgaagcttgcaaacttttctttgaggatatatgcctttgcacccttcacggcttgagtgccctcaaataattcttccaacttcttccaagcttcatgtgccatctcaatattcttgatttgctcaaatgttctttcatcaattgcatcatgaatggcacttagagcaatgtcattattttggagaagcacttcttcggcggcaggattctctggatcaccaatcttaattttggtttctaccaccttccacacctttctattgattgacttgatatgtatggtcatctttgacttccaataaggataatttgtgccatcaaattggggtggcttcttggtcctgttgatttgagccattttaacaccaaaggttgttaagcctcaaataacggcgACCTcagcttcgataccacttgaaaggtcctaatggctagaggggggggggtgaatagcctaataaaaatttctacaacaacacttaataaaatagttagacaattatgaggcgaagcaagtgttgtgctagcctactcaaaatgcaagccacctaccacaattatagtttagatagtgttgatTCACATAAGAGGTAtggcactaccctatgttagagtgctctcaaaggctaattaaagagccacaccaaccaagcaagcaagctctcataattagttacactaaagagcttgtcaactagtttgcgataatgtaaagagagtgatcaagatagttataccgccgtgtagaggagtgaaccaatcaatcacaaagatgaataacaatgaagaccaatcacctcagaatcaaaggatgaacacaatgatttttatcgaggttcacttgcttgccggcaagctactcctcgttgtggcgattcactcacttggaggttcacgcgctaattggcttcacacgccaaaccctcaatagggtgccgcacaaccaatacaagatgaggatcacacaagccatgagcaattcactagagtaccttttggcgctccgccggggaaaggtcaagaacccctcacaatcaccaagatcggagccgaagacaatcatcaccctccactcaatgatcctcgctgctctaagccatctaggtggcggcaaccaccaagagtaacaagtgaaacctgcagcgaaatacgaacaccaagtgcctctagatgcaaacactcaagcaatgcacttggattcactccaaatctcactatgatgatgaattaatgatggagatgagtgggaggactttggctaggctcacaaggttgctatgtcaatgaaaattgccaaagatgtgagccacagccggtcatgaggcttaaatagaaacccccacgaaatagagccgttgtaccccttcactgggcatactgcgctctgaccggacgcttcggtccaaCTGACTGGACCCTAGACTTAGCGTTCGGTCCActaatggacgccacgtgtcaccagcttcaaatgctgttcgttagttttcaacggctatgaagctaaCCAGatgctctggcaaaactgaccggacgttggagcctcagcatccggtcgagtacagtaagggtcaaaaatcGGTTTtccttgaccggacacgttcggtccatcttgaccggacacagcccagcgtccggtggtaaaccctagcctctgtaccgccagtcaacatgaccagacgcaagtagccagcgtccggtgcttttggatctagtgtccggtcacttgaccgacgctggcatctcctctgttttcacttctaacttcttcacccttgctccaatgtgccaaccaccaagtgtatcaccttgtgcacatgtgttagtatattttcacaagtattatcaagggtgttagcattccactagatcctaaatgcacatgcaatgagttagagcatctagtggcactttgataaccgtattccgatacgagtttcacccctcttaatagtatgactatcaaacctaaatgtgatcacactctctaagtgtcttgatcacaaaaacaaaatagctcctttggtttatacctttgccttgagctttttgtttttctctttcttcttttcaagtttaagcccttgatcatcgccatgccatcaccattgtcatgctatgatcttcataagcttctctacttgaagtgtgctacctatctcatgatcacttgataaactaggttagcacttagggtttcatcaattcaccaaaaccaaactagagctttcagatgaGCTTACTAACGGCACTGTTTATTATCCGACAACACAGCCGGGATCGCCGTCAGCTTTCAGTCCTGAACTAGCTGATCAAGCTGAGCTAGTTTTGCCTGCATCTGCAATTCTATCCGGTGGTGGTGTCCCAGGTGCACCCCCACCAGATGGAATTATAGATGCAGGTGAAACCGGCTCAGCTTGATCAGCTGGTTTAGGACTAAAAGCTGACGGTGATCCCAGCTGTGTTGTCGGATAATAAACAATGCCATCAGTAAGCTCATCTTCTACTGAAAACTGCGGTGCCAACACTATCTCGTTGGCTGCCTTCTCCACCCAATTCCATCCTCTTTTCTCATCAAAGATCACATCCCTAGTCACGATCAACTTGTCATTGATAGGATCATATACTCGATAACCTTTCGTTCCTGGTTCAAATCCCAGAAAAACACCTAGCGTTGAGCGATCTGCCAGCTTGTTTATCCCTGGCCCTGTGCGCTTTGCAAACGCCATACACCCAAAAGTATGCAGGTGCCGGACGCTCGGTTTTCTCCCATACCAAGCCTCAAATGGAGTCTGACCTTTCAGACTTTTCGTCGGTGATCGGTTCAGCAAATACACTGCTGTTCGAATGGCTTCTCCCTAGAATTTTCCTGGCACAGCCATGCTTTTAAGCAAACACCTCGCCATCTCAACAATGGACTGATTGCGCCATTCAACGACCCCATTTTGTTGTGGGGTGTAGGTCATTGTGGTGTTGCGCCTGATCCCACGATCAATACAGTATGCTTGAAAAGCTCCAGAGTTAAACTCCCCACCATGGTCGGTTCTGAACGCCTTTAGGCGATGTCCAGACTCGACTTCTGCTGCCACCTAGATCTTCTTAAAGAACTTCAGTGCCTCATCTTTCGACGCTAGTAATTCTAGCCACATAAAGCGACTGTAGTCATCCACGATTAGCAAGAAAAATGATTTACCACCGGGGTCGGTGGTGTGATCTGTCCACAAAGATCACCATGGACTAATTCTAGTCCAACAGTTGCACGATATGCAAAAGCTTTGGGGAACGATGTCCTGTGCTGCTTCCCCAATGCACACCCATCACAAACTTGCTCAGCCCGCTGAATCAATGGCATTCCCTCCACCATCTGCTGTGCACCCAAATCTCGGAGTGATCTAAAGTTTAGATGACCGTAGCGAGCATGCCACAGCCAAGCCTCCTCACCCATCTTGGTCAGTAGACAAATAGGAGTCATCAGATTCACCTTCATGACATATAGCCGGTTTCTCCTCTCAGCTCGGATCAGCACACCAAGCCTCTCGGCATCTTTCTGTCATCTCTCGAACACAGTCATCACACCATGGTCGATTTCAACTCTGCACCCTCCTTCCTCTAACTGACCGAGACTAACAATATTGCATTTGAGAGATGGGATGTAGTATACCTCGGTGAGCACTCGGTGATCGTTGTTCCTTCCGGCAAGCGCCACAGCACCTAAGCCTTGGATCTCTATCATCGATCTATCGCCGAACCGTACCGCACCCTAGTCCGTCTCGTCCAGAGTCACCAGGGCAGATGACACCTCATCATATGATTTGTGGCGCCCGTGTCGAGGACCCACGCGCCTTCACCATATTCCACCGGGAACACGTGTTCTTGGTTGAGGAACACATGCTGTGTCCTCGGCGTGACCGTCTGCATGACATTGCAGACCTGCGTCACCAGTAGGGTGCCTTCGTGATCACTAGCGGCATGGTGAACGGCCTCCTACCGCTCCTCACCCTTTGGCTTTGTCTTGCACTCCTTCTCGAAGTGCCCGTAGATGTTGCACTTGTGACACCTACCCTTCTGTCGAGGTGTGCCCATTGACGTCAGCCTCATCCTGGAGTCACGCCCTTCGCCGCCGGCGCGTGCCCCAGACCTCTCCTTCTTGACATAGCGGCCACGACCCTTGCCTCCTCTAGACCCCGACGATGAGTCCGGATCAGCACGACCTTTCTACTTCGCCGCCCATTCTTCTTCAGTCAACAGGAGTTTCGGCATCTTCTCCGTGACCTGCTCCACCGAGGGCTCGAATCTATCCTCCGCCGCCCTCAGCCTCCCCACAAGCTCCTCGATCGTGAGGGTTTTCAGGTCACTTAACATCTCAATTGCCACCGCTACCTGATTGTAGCGTGATGGCACTACTCGAAGGAATTTCTTCACCACCCTTGAATCATCAACACTCATTTCTCCAAGGCCTTTCAAGTCTGTTGCCAACTTTGTGATCCGAATGGCAAAATCATCTATCGACTCTCCTGCCTTGAACGAGATCGATTCAAACTCGCCCAACAACTTCTGAGCATTTACCTCCTTGACGCGATATGCACCAAGACGCATCGTCTTGatcgcctcccatgcctccttcatAGACTTCTTGTTGAGGAGCATCGAGTGCATCTCCGTTGGTACGCCGCGGAGCATGGCTCCAAGAGCCAGTCTATCCCGACGTCTTTCCGGCTTATCAGATTCAACGGCGTCCCAAAGGTACATACCCTCTAGATTGCATTGGATATGCGAGGACCACTCTTGGTAGTTTGTCCGGGTGAGCATCGGCCACACCAGGTTGCCGGCGGTCTGATTAAACGCCCGGTCCATTGACTCCTTCTCGCCCGACGTTCCCATCACTGTCGACGGCAGTTCACGGCACCCTCTTCTCCGATCCGGTGGAGCTTTCCACCCGGCGTCTTCAGCACCTTCTCACCGCCACCACGCGCCTCCTCGTTGACTctccttggctctgataccacgtgTTGGAACCAGGTGATACCCAGGAGCTTGCGCTGGTTATGGTGGAGCAGCGGTGAACGTGGTCACCGCGGCGAGCGCGAGATAGATGTAAAACACAACAACAAGAATGATACGTACTGCCAACCGTCGCAACTTTCTCGGCCCctctttgtttcttatttattcaGTACACGATCGGGATCACGGAACAGACCTCCGAATCTCCCGCGCCATAGCATACACCGTGCGCTACGCCGTTGCATCGTGACGCGCACCACGTGCTGCAACATATCCTATGGCGCTGACACAATGGACCAACCGGGCTGTGTCGTGGACCAAGCACGCTTCTGGCCACGCCCAACCCGCTACCTGACTAACAGACTCGATGAACATAATCCTAACCGAACGACGCAACAATTTAGCTAtcaggggagggggcggcgctgTGCCGGCTGATGCCGCTGGGGATGGAGGAGAGGAAGTAACGACAGAGAGGGCCGATCCGTTTTGTGTTGATCCGTTTCGACGATGATAACAGCAGACAGGGATAGAAATGGAAGGAGGTGTTTTTTttcataaattaaaattatccAAAATGTATTTCAGCGGGTTACCTAGTTTTATAATGACAAATGAGCGAAATCACTTTGAGAAATCCGTTTTTGACGACGGATGAAATACCAAAGTCTCGGCGCTGTCATTCTCTCCATTCGATCATTCGATTACTTATAGGCCGTATTTTTTCAACTAAAAATATATTTTTCTCACACGGTAAATCAGTGAAGGGTACTCTCCGCCGAGCCAACAGGGCGATTACTACCCGTCTCAGTACTTCGGGAGTAGGGAGACCACAGAGCACGCCATTGGCGTCCTGCTCGCCATGGAACCCGCCGGGGTCGCGGAGCGCCTTCACGGCAAGACGGTCCTCATCACGGGCGCCATCGGATTCATAGCGAAACGTAACCGCAACGGATTGAATCTTTACTGTAGTTTGTTGTTTGAGAGGTTCTGCGACCGAAACTTTGATGATTCGTTGGGTTATGAGCTGCAGTTCTTGTAGACGGCTGCAGCCGTGGGTGAAGAGGCTGTACCTCCTCGTGCGCGCCCGTAACCAGGTTTCTGCAACGGAGCGAGTCCGATCCAAGGTCGTCCTCTTCTCTTCGTTGCTCTGTGTTCATATCTCACGCCGCCTTAGGGACTTTATCGTATTGTGATTAAGTTGTGTGATTTAATT
Protein-coding regions in this window:
- the LOC136533089 gene encoding uncharacterized protein; this translates as MGTSGEKESMDRAFNQTAGNLVWPMLTRTNYQEWSSHIQCNLEGMYLWDAVESDKPERRRDRLALGAMLRGVPTEMHSMLLNKKSMKEAWEAIKTMRLGAYRVKEVNAQKLLGEFESISFKAGESIDDFAIRITKLATDLKGLGEMSVDDSRVVKKFLRVVPSRYNQVAVAIEMLSDLKTLTIEELVGRLRAAEDRFEPSVEQVTEKMPKLLLTEEEWAAK